A genomic window from Dehalobacter sp. 12DCB1 includes:
- a CDS encoding cell division protein ZapA, with product MKTVNPEEQKVSVLIFGELHVIRGKGSEQYIKKLAHDVDKRMEEIALKFPRLPAHQVAILAALNFADELAKIKEEQMTLLNMLGESGGE from the coding sequence GTGAAGACAGTGAATCCGGAAGAACAAAAAGTATCGGTTCTAATATTCGGAGAACTTCATGTTATTCGCGGCAAGGGATCTGAACAATATATTAAAAAACTCGCCCATGATGTCGATAAAAGAATGGAAGAAATTGCGTTGAAATTCCCGAGGTTACCGGCACATCAGGTAGCTATCCTGGCAGCGCTTAATTTTGCAGATGAATTGGCAAAAATAAAAGAAGAACAGATGACGCTTCTTAACATGTTAGGAGAAAGCGGCGGGGAATAA
- a CDS encoding type II toxin-antitoxin system RelE/ParE family toxin, whose translation MEGKYSLRYIPRFGADLNEIVDYLVFKLHNPDAAVRLINKIENSITERLNWPLSFEPFQSNRKRKNPYYRIYVDNFTIFYVVIDNVMEVRRILYKGRDTLI comes from the coding sequence ATGGAAGGTAAGTATTCTTTAAGATATATTCCCAGATTCGGAGCCGACCTTAATGAAATTGTTGATTACCTTGTATTTAAGCTTCATAACCCCGATGCCGCAGTAAGGCTTATCAATAAAATCGAAAATTCAATTACTGAAAGATTAAATTGGCCATTATCTTTCGAACCTTTTCAATCAAATCGAAAAAGGAAAAATCCGTATTATCGGATTTATGTAGATAATTTTACTATCTTCTATGTAGTTATTGACAATGTGATGGAAGTCAGAAGAATACTATATAAAGGTAGGGACACACTAATCTGA
- a CDS encoding type II toxin-antitoxin system Phd/YefM family antitoxin — protein MIHIRPVSDLRNKFPEIENLVVKEGEPVYLTKNGYGSMVVLSLEKYAELTDNTELKLDEADKEADSTDIRYTHEEVFSKVKARINDGR, from the coding sequence GTGATCCATATCAGACCTGTTTCAGATTTAAGAAATAAATTTCCGGAAATTGAAAATTTAGTTGTTAAAGAAGGGGAGCCTGTTTATTTAACGAAAAACGGTTATGGCTCTATGGTGGTGCTAAGTCTTGAAAAATATGCGGAATTGACAGATAATACAGAACTGAAACTTGATGAAGCAGATAAGGAGGCGGATTCAACAGACATCCGCTACACTCATGAAGAGGTTTTCTCAAAGGTGAAAGCGAGAATTAATGATGGAAGGTAA
- a CDS encoding PFL family protein, which yields MNLYKNIFETTRMIEKEKLDIRTITMGISLLDCIDSSGEKARQRIYDKITRLAQNLVKVGNEIETEYGIPIINKRISVTPMAIIASGSEDESYVEFARTLDKAAREVGVNFIGGFSALVQKGFTKGDRILIESIPEALNETERVCSSVNVANSKAGINMDAVKMMGRVIKDTAYLTRDRDSLGCAKLVVFANAVDDNPFMAGAFHGVGEPEVVVNVGVSGPGVVKCAMEKVKGEPLHAVAENIKKTAFKITRAGQLVGNEVSKRLGVPFGILDLSLAPTPEIGDSVARILEEMGLEACGAHGTTAALAMLNDAVKKGGIMASSSVGGLSGAFIPVSEDEGMINAAKCGALTFDKLEAMTSVCSVGLDMIAIPGDTKESTISAMIADEAAIGVINNKTTAVRVIPVYGKGVGDTAEFGGLLGYAPIMAVNPYSAEEFINRGGRIPAPIHSFRN from the coding sequence ATGAATCTCTATAAAAATATTTTTGAAACCACCCGCATGATCGAGAAAGAAAAATTGGATATCCGGACCATCACGATGGGAATCTCTTTACTCGATTGCATTGATTCCTCAGGAGAAAAGGCCCGCCAAAGAATTTATGATAAAATTACCAGGTTGGCACAAAATCTTGTCAAAGTGGGCAATGAAATCGAAACTGAATATGGCATTCCCATTATCAATAAACGAATTTCCGTTACGCCAATGGCAATCATTGCTTCCGGGAGTGAAGACGAAAGCTATGTCGAGTTTGCGAGAACGCTGGACAAAGCAGCCCGGGAGGTCGGCGTTAACTTTATCGGAGGCTTCTCTGCGCTGGTGCAGAAAGGCTTTACGAAAGGCGACAGAATTTTAATCGAATCAATTCCTGAGGCTCTGAATGAAACGGAACGGGTGTGTTCATCTGTGAATGTGGCCAATTCCAAAGCCGGTATCAACATGGATGCAGTCAAGATGATGGGAAGAGTCATTAAAGATACGGCTTATTTGACCAGGGACAGAGATTCGCTGGGTTGTGCCAAGCTGGTGGTATTTGCGAATGCGGTTGATGACAATCCGTTTATGGCAGGTGCCTTCCACGGGGTTGGCGAACCTGAAGTCGTTGTCAATGTCGGCGTCAGCGGTCCCGGCGTCGTTAAATGTGCGATGGAAAAAGTCAAGGGAGAACCATTGCATGCAGTAGCTGAGAATATCAAGAAGACTGCCTTTAAAATTACCCGGGCCGGCCAGCTCGTCGGCAATGAAGTATCCAAAAGACTGGGTGTACCGTTTGGTATTTTGGATCTTTCCCTAGCCCCAACACCGGAAATCGGAGACAGTGTGGCCAGGATTCTGGAAGAAATGGGCCTAGAGGCCTGCGGGGCCCATGGCACGACGGCAGCGCTGGCCATGTTGAATGACGCTGTCAAAAAAGGCGGCATCATGGCCTCCTCCTCCGTAGGGGGACTAAGCGGGGCGTTTATCCCGGTCAGCGAAGATGAAGGAATGATCAATGCGGCCAAATGCGGCGCACTGACCTTTGACAAGCTCGAAGCGATGACCAGTGTCTGCTCCGTGGGACTCGATATGATTGCGATACCCGGAGATACGAAGGAATCGACGATCTCGGCCATGATCGCAGACGAAGCCGCTATCGGCGTCATCAATAACAAAACCACCGCAGTTCGCGTGATTCCGGTATATGGCAAAGGGGTCGGCGATACTGCCGAGTTCGGCGGTTTGCTGGGCTATGCACCGATCATGGCGGTCAATCCATACAGCGCGGAAGAGTTCATTAACCGGGGCGGCAGAATCCCGGCACCGATCCACAGTTTCAGGAATTAA
- a CDS encoding response regulator, whose protein sequence is MLTIGICDDRPLCRQLLEAFIHLYEKEKGVSFDIYQFGSGEELLEELNKLGMIFDLLFLDNSMKKLTGLETAKQIRQSASMSTCSIVFVTSADDHDQFMQVQPLQVLCKPGTQERIDAILDKVLTKKA, encoded by the coding sequence TTGCTTACTATCGGCATTTGCGATGACAGGCCGCTGTGTCGCCAGTTATTGGAGGCATTCATTCATTTATATGAAAAAGAAAAGGGGGTTTCATTTGATATTTACCAATTTGGCAGTGGTGAAGAGCTTCTTGAAGAACTTAATAAGCTTGGGATGATTTTTGACCTTCTTTTTCTTGATAATAGTATGAAAAAGCTGACCGGTCTCGAGACCGCCAAACAAATACGGCAATCTGCTTCCATGTCAACATGCAGCATCGTGTTTGTGACATCTGCCGATGATCATGATCAATTTATGCAGGTACAACCTTTACAAGTATTATGTAAGCCAGGTACTCAGGAGCGTATTGATGCTATATTAGACAAAGTTCTGACCAAGAAGGCGTAA
- a CDS encoding cation:proton antiporter translates to MSNEISYLPLLIIAITAVIVPLILNKVKIITIPIVVGEIIAGMILGKSGFNLFDTTDNINFLYNLGFVFLMFLAGVEINLNLISSTRHQSSRTYERPAILALTVALSTMVLSFGLAFVLKQAGLISNYIIIGLVLSTTSVGVVVPILKERDLLSSAYGQVILLGAMFADIITMVLLSLYITSITSDSVSEIFLIILLVPAFFVLWKLGQKAMNFPAVEKLAGKNAQIKIRGAFALLILFILLAQTLKTEIILAAFMAGLIVSLLNDRETSPIYSKLDSIGYGIFTPFFFVVVGINLNITDIIRKPENIYLLPILLLSVYLVRFIPAVILQKVFSWRKALAAEALLSSRLSLVIAISAVGLNYGLIDASLSGTIILLAICSCILSPIIFNQLYKNCNS, encoded by the coding sequence ATGTCAAATGAAATCAGTTATTTACCGCTGTTAATTATCGCTATTACCGCGGTCATCGTTCCTCTGATTTTAAACAAAGTAAAAATAATCACCATTCCGATCGTTGTCGGAGAAATTATTGCAGGCATGATTCTTGGAAAAAGCGGATTTAACTTATTTGATACTACGGACAATATTAATTTTCTTTATAATCTGGGTTTTGTGTTTCTTATGTTCCTGGCAGGTGTGGAAATAAACCTTAACTTAATATCATCTACTCGGCATCAAAGTTCAAGAACTTATGAGAGACCTGCAATTTTAGCTTTAACTGTGGCTCTTAGCACAATGGTCCTATCATTTGGATTGGCTTTTGTGCTCAAACAAGCAGGTTTAATATCCAATTATATCATTATCGGTCTCGTCCTTTCCACCACATCAGTAGGAGTTGTCGTTCCAATATTAAAAGAACGCGATCTATTATCTTCAGCTTACGGACAGGTCATACTTCTAGGGGCAATGTTTGCTGATATTATAACCATGGTTCTATTGTCGTTATATATAACATCGATAACCTCAGACTCGGTTTCAGAAATATTTTTAATTATCCTGTTAGTCCCCGCCTTCTTTGTCCTCTGGAAGTTGGGACAAAAAGCGATGAATTTTCCTGCTGTTGAAAAGCTTGCCGGAAAAAACGCTCAAATTAAAATCAGAGGAGCCTTTGCCCTTTTAATTTTATTCATTTTGCTAGCGCAGACCTTAAAAACAGAAATCATCCTAGCTGCTTTTATGGCCGGCTTGATAGTTTCTCTTCTTAATGACCGGGAAACTTCACCGATATATTCCAAATTAGATTCTATAGGGTATGGAATTTTTACACCATTTTTTTTCGTCGTTGTTGGTATTAACTTAAATATTACTGACATTATCCGTAAACCTGAAAATATATACCTTCTGCCCATTTTATTATTGTCGGTCTATTTAGTACGTTTTATTCCAGCCGTAATTTTACAAAAAGTTTTCTCATGGAGAAAAGCCCTAGCAGCAGAAGCTCTCCTCTCTTCAAGATTAAGTTTAGTCATTGCCATTAGTGCAGTTGGTTTAAACTATGGACTGATTGACGCCAGTTTAAGCGGAACAATTATTTTATTAGCTATTTGTAGTTGTATTTTGTCCCCAATCATATTCAATCAATTGTACAAAAACTGTAATTCTTAG
- a CDS encoding helix-turn-helix transcriptional regulator, which yields MKIDYKELGERIAKRRKVLNLTQDDIAEATGLSNNHISNIENNHSIPSIETLIKICEALDITPDYFLLGIVRHTNDSLLSQINQKIKLCDEKKLELVDHFITWVVDEKL from the coding sequence TTGAAGATTGATTACAAAGAATTAGGTGAACGAATTGCAAAAAGGCGCAAGGTGTTGAACCTGACCCAGGATGACATCGCAGAAGCCACGGGACTAAGCAACAACCATATTTCCAATATAGAAAACAATCATTCTATTCCCAGCATTGAAACATTAATTAAAATATGTGAGGCCCTGGACATAACGCCGGATTACTTCCTGCTGGGTATTGTCAGGCACACAAATGACAGCCTGCTTTCTCAAATTAATCAAAAAATCAAGCTATGCGATGAGAAAAAGCTGGAACTGGTTGACCATTTCATAACGTGGGTAGTTGATGAAAAACTATAG
- a CDS encoding HEPN domain-containing protein, producing MDSKISGDLIKEFYRLTNIVVRDGINKALEYKLSKKYISTYYKFPKKNTDFPNGMPHFSSAIFTEGPADYKSIFTSSTDDINKIQYNTLSNYEELKMFLLNNTDIAFKIDLTIKDKEENVFQLKDYLFNSFLGSLIDRYLHMYNNEIFDEKEFEEMFVEKCIRYFEEKLSVDIAVPILMLNFEIDNYQINKNVSIVKMNDEFQLARIDVNSYGSGVHDTVLGCATHMVVFKNYEIKNESFESFYNTIHEESAYPNDLINHFFASLRLATGFDTGYAQLLCIPKNWADRYTAFLPPVYGTSVRAYPQYFDKYGWLKQTHCLTAEQLKLIANAFNKILSNDKNKLQIAINRFNRCYLRDNQEDSILDAIIALEILLSDDDKGELTYKITSRMAAIVSIGNYGEYTPLDIHKSMSKIYKYRSDIVHGRVPKKANELIALEKSSIPVIELAIDYLRIVIKTLLEHTEYFDIKQIDYYIVQSLGQK from the coding sequence GTGGATTCGAAAATTAGTGGTGATCTAATAAAGGAATTTTATCGGCTTACTAATATAGTTGTACGTGATGGAATTAATAAAGCATTAGAATATAAATTATCAAAGAAATATATAAGTACTTATTATAAATTTCCTAAGAAAAATACAGATTTCCCCAATGGTATGCCTCACTTTTCTAGCGCGATTTTTACAGAAGGCCCAGCAGACTATAAGTCGATCTTTACTTCATCCACTGACGATATAAATAAAATACAATATAACACATTATCAAATTACGAAGAACTAAAAATGTTTTTACTTAATAATACTGACATCGCTTTTAAAATAGATTTAACAATTAAAGATAAAGAAGAAAATGTTTTTCAGTTAAAAGATTATTTGTTTAATTCGTTTTTAGGAAGCTTAATAGATAGATATTTACATATGTATAATAATGAAATTTTTGATGAGAAAGAATTTGAAGAAATGTTCGTAGAAAAATGTATAAGATATTTCGAAGAAAAGCTAAGTGTAGATATAGCTGTTCCAATTCTAATGTTGAATTTTGAGATTGATAATTATCAAATAAACAAAAATGTTTCAATTGTTAAAATGAATGATGAATTTCAGTTAGCAAGAATAGATGTTAATTCCTATGGTTCTGGAGTACATGATACTGTTCTAGGTTGTGCAACTCATATGGTAGTATTTAAGAATTATGAAATTAAAAATGAGTCTTTTGAATCATTTTATAATACAATACACGAAGAAAGTGCTTATCCAAATGATTTAATTAATCACTTTTTTGCTTCGTTAAGGTTAGCAACGGGTTTTGATACAGGATATGCCCAATTACTTTGCATCCCCAAAAACTGGGCTGATAGATATACTGCATTTCTGCCTCCTGTTTATGGTACCTCTGTAAGGGCTTATCCTCAATATTTTGATAAATATGGTTGGCTGAAACAAACACATTGTTTAACAGCTGAACAATTAAAATTAATTGCTAATGCGTTTAATAAAATTTTAAGCAATGATAAAAATAAGCTTCAAATTGCAATCAATCGGTTTAATAGATGTTATTTGCGGGATAATCAAGAAGATTCAATTTTGGACGCAATAATTGCATTAGAAATATTATTATCAGATGATGATAAGGGCGAATTAACATATAAAATTACATCCCGTATGGCTGCAATAGTATCAATAGGTAATTATGGTGAATACACTCCATTGGACATACATAAATCTATGTCCAAAATATATAAATATCGATCCGATATTGTTCATGGTAGAGTACCGAAAAAGGCTAATGAATTAATTGCATTAGAAAAATCATCTATTCCAGTTATTGAACTAGCTATTGATTATCTAAGAATAGTGATTAAAACATTATTAGAACACACTGAGTATTTTGATATAAAACAAATTGATTATTACATAGTTCAGTCTTTAGGACAAAAATAA
- a CDS encoding reductive dehalogenase: MNEENQKRQDQQEIQKSKTAPNTADKTLKPSVTNVRYSKAALQKSNKKTVLKASDHGAVFVKRHAYNPENATQLSSTKIVGPIERISETDQGFHKAARGIYGEQVIKAIVKLGGKHPLMAALFTMSHAIGAPNFVDGPVRAEKLPLPPKDLLATHIKDLGMFLGASEVGVGLMPPHAFYSEKGPQVGQGPYDASKTTPITNTHKYAIGIIVDQSLPTITSSTGFDGISSTQSYMAYLNSGMIACCIAAYIRNLGYSARAHHCGNYELIIPPVMVACGLAEMTRTGECVAHPRLGFRFKSAAVTTDMPMEPDKPISFGAREFCVTCKKCADECPSGAISHDDQPIIHNGYEKWNTNVQKCTTFRVSNKNGAMCGRCMKVCPWNNKEESWFHSVGVAAASKSQLAARLLKNMDDFFGYGTEVIEENKWWLEWPELF, from the coding sequence ATGAATGAAGAAAACCAAAAAAGACAAGATCAACAGGAGATTCAGAAAAGCAAAACTGCACCCAATACGGCAGATAAAACCTTAAAGCCGTCGGTCACGAACGTAAGGTATAGCAAAGCCGCCCTTCAGAAATCCAATAAAAAAACAGTTCTCAAGGCCTCAGACCACGGTGCTGTCTTTGTCAAACGGCATGCGTATAACCCTGAAAATGCGACACAGTTAAGTTCAACAAAAATTGTTGGGCCCATTGAAAGGATCAGTGAAACGGATCAAGGGTTTCATAAAGCTGCCCGCGGTATTTATGGTGAGCAGGTAATAAAGGCTATAGTTAAACTTGGTGGCAAGCATCCGTTAATGGCTGCCCTATTCACCATGTCGCATGCCATCGGTGCGCCCAATTTTGTAGACGGGCCGGTAAGAGCGGAGAAACTTCCTTTGCCGCCGAAGGATTTGCTGGCGACCCATATTAAAGATCTCGGGATGTTTCTTGGCGCGTCAGAAGTTGGTGTTGGGCTGATGCCGCCTCACGCTTTCTATTCGGAGAAAGGTCCTCAAGTAGGCCAAGGACCCTATGATGCTTCGAAAACGACTCCGATAACAAATACGCATAAATACGCCATAGGCATCATCGTAGACCAGAGCTTGCCTACCATAACGAGTTCAACGGGCTTTGACGGAATTAGTTCAACCCAAAGCTATATGGCATATTTGAATTCGGGTATGATTGCTTGTTGTATTGCAGCTTATATTCGTAATCTTGGATATTCAGCAAGAGCGCATCATTGTGGAAATTATGAGCTGATAATACCGCCGGTAATGGTAGCGTGCGGTCTGGCTGAAATGACGCGTACCGGTGAATGTGTTGCTCATCCGCGCCTGGGTTTCCGTTTCAAGTCGGCCGCTGTAACGACGGATATGCCTATGGAACCCGATAAGCCCATATCTTTTGGTGCCCGGGAATTCTGTGTCACGTGTAAAAAATGTGCAGATGAATGCCCTTCGGGAGCTATTAGTCATGATGATCAACCTATCATTCATAATGGCTATGAAAAATGGAATACCAATGTCCAAAAATGCACGACATTCCGGGTTAGTAATAAGAATGGTGCGATGTGCGGGCGTTGTATGAAAGTTTGTCCGTGGAACAATAAGGAAGAAAGCTGGTTCCACTCGGTTGGAGTAGCCGCTGCTTCGAAGTCGCAATTAGCTGCAAGGCTATTAAAAAATATGGATGATTTCTTTGGTTACGGTACCGAAGTCATAGAAGAAAATAAGTGGTGGCTAGAATGGCCGGAACTATTTTAA
- a CDS encoding dehalogenase — MVGMIYSFFVGALSVLIEIGVNSLTSASGKVMTWYGWVLVYLIYACIIMGTSFVYINAVGKHKVARARGAMLLFVGSAVGCLSLWGVWHYWM; from the coding sequence ATGGTCGGAATGATTTACTCTTTTTTTGTCGGGGCCTTATCAGTTTTAATTGAAATCGGAGTTAATAGTCTCACTTCTGCCAGCGGAAAGGTTATGACTTGGTACGGCTGGGTGCTGGTTTATTTGATTTATGCCTGCATCATAATGGGAACGTCCTTCGTTTACATTAATGCTGTGGGAAAGCACAAGGTTGCAAGGGCAAGAGGGGCAATGCTTCTCTTTGTAGGATCTGCAGTTGGTTGTTTAAGCCTCTGGGGGGTATGGCATTACTGGATGTAG
- a CDS encoding helix-turn-helix domain-containing protein, whose protein sequence is MTTLLEKLNAFNPKLYKSANGLSAIRTLKLIETGKQTFEPDVLYMSTNANLETFANHGGTHLILITDEALPDYFEKNPPFNLLKIEGEINFNAVFNTIQDIFNNKTKHSLDSEILLDSLAQGQGIQHIIDMAFPLIGNPMMVLDKSFKLLAYTKNITVNDPMWTELTTKGFFSYETVSLMRHKRALEKVNNSKLPVLFLSKEKIKDDHSNGNYSVFPLLSEPSVSQVLSSINIKGKTVGRVVIMEVLQPIKDEDIDLLTLLCKVISSEMQKNKFLINSKGIMYEYFLADLLSKKIKDSKVINERLMYLDCNFKKNLCILTIRPSQFDLANIPLSYIRDMVGSLISFSKPIIYEDNVVILISRSIDTPFHEIDFEYMFGFLNENNLHAGLSRTFQDLTETYKFYQQSLTAMDIGVKSSQEKVFFEYEKYLINYVIELCSSYTDLKDLCHPSLLTLIDYDQKNKTNFTQTLYTFIENSKKLIETANILHIHRNTMSLRIEKIQEIMEVDLDDINFLLHLQFSFKVLDYINKLNLNND, encoded by the coding sequence ATGACCACACTTCTGGAAAAATTAAATGCATTTAATCCAAAACTCTATAAATCCGCCAATGGGCTATCTGCGATCCGGACCTTGAAACTCATAGAGACTGGAAAGCAGACCTTTGAACCCGATGTTCTGTATATGAGTACTAACGCTAACCTTGAAACTTTTGCCAACCATGGCGGAACTCATCTTATTTTGATAACGGATGAGGCTTTACCAGATTACTTCGAAAAGAATCCACCCTTTAACCTATTGAAAATTGAGGGAGAAATTAATTTTAATGCAGTGTTTAATACGATACAGGATATCTTCAACAATAAAACCAAACACTCCCTTGATTCCGAAATTTTACTAGATTCTCTCGCTCAGGGGCAGGGAATACAACATATCATCGATATGGCATTTCCATTAATAGGAAACCCGATGATGGTATTAGATAAAAGTTTTAAGCTGCTTGCTTATACAAAAAATATTACGGTTAATGATCCTATGTGGACTGAACTGACGACAAAAGGTTTTTTTTCTTACGAAACGGTTTCTTTGATGAGACACAAAAGAGCTTTGGAAAAAGTGAACAACAGCAAACTTCCGGTGTTGTTCTTATCTAAAGAAAAAATTAAGGATGACCATTCCAATGGTAATTATTCAGTATTTCCTTTACTATCGGAACCCTCTGTTTCCCAAGTACTGTCAAGTATCAATATTAAAGGAAAAACTGTCGGCAGAGTTGTAATCATGGAAGTATTACAACCGATTAAGGATGAAGATATCGATCTTCTTACACTTTTATGCAAAGTCATTTCCTCTGAAATGCAGAAAAACAAATTTCTGATTAACTCAAAAGGGATTATGTACGAATATTTTTTAGCTGACTTGCTAAGTAAAAAGATAAAGGACTCAAAAGTAATCAATGAAAGATTAATGTATCTAGATTGTAATTTCAAAAAAAACTTATGTATTCTTACGATAAGGCCCTCTCAATTTGACCTTGCAAATATTCCCCTTTCCTACATTAGAGATATGGTGGGAAGTCTGATTAGTTTCAGCAAACCGATCATTTATGAGGATAACGTCGTGATCCTGATTAGCAGGAGTATCGATACTCCCTTTCACGAAATTGATTTTGAGTATATGTTTGGGTTCCTTAATGAAAATAACCTGCATGCCGGGTTAAGTCGCACTTTTCAAGACCTCACTGAAACCTATAAGTTTTACCAACAATCCCTTACAGCAATGGATATCGGCGTAAAATCTTCTCAAGAAAAGGTTTTCTTTGAATATGAAAAATATTTAATAAATTATGTGATTGAGTTATGCTCATCTTACACCGACTTAAAAGATTTATGTCATCCATCCCTCCTAACCCTTATAGATTACGACCAGAAAAATAAAACTAATTTCACCCAAACACTCTATACTTTTATTGAAAATTCAAAGAAACTAATTGAAACCGCAAACATTTTACATATTCACCGTAACACAATGAGCCTTCGTATTGAAAAAATACAAGAAATCATGGAAGTGGATCTAGATGACATTAATTTTTTACTTCACCTGCAGTTTTCTTTTAAAGTTTTAGACTACATAAACAAATTGAATCTAAATAACGACTAA
- a CDS encoding helix-turn-helix transcriptional regulator: MRLKIRDVREDHDLTQQQIAEYLMCDQSLYSKYERGERDVPLNIMIKLAQFYKTSVDYLVGLTENKQPYR; encoded by the coding sequence ATGCGCTTAAAAATACGTGATGTTCGTGAAGATCATGATCTAACCCAACAACAAATTGCAGAATACCTGATGTGTGATCAATCTTTATACTCCAAATATGAGCGAGGGGAACGTGATGTTCCACTGAACATCATGATTAAACTCGCACAGTTTTATAAAACCAGCGTTGACTATCTGGTCGGGCTTACAGAAAATAAACAACCTTATCGCTGA
- a CDS encoding erythromycin esterase family protein, with the protein MVLATIKELELNLKKFLDEKQYNLLYEHVLTLLDSFKFNLIANSADTYKQLNLAMAAREKAIHRHVKFVLSMMKPSDKLVLMGHNRHLSKDISAIKNGGAAPPGGGHVPSVGTYINQLLPGQVFSIWQLFNQGSSSQPYVNLNSKYVSRPDTLNAILAKIGSNFLIPTAGPRLFEKSLDIVGIYNAEYRTAITKQADAIFFIDEVSPLRK; encoded by the coding sequence ATGGTATTAGCTACAATAAAAGAACTAGAATTAAATTTAAAAAAATTTCTAGACGAAAAACAATATAACCTGCTTTATGAACATGTTTTAACTTTGCTTGACAGCTTTAAATTTAATCTTATCGCAAACTCGGCAGATACTTATAAACAACTTAATTTAGCAATGGCAGCACGTGAAAAAGCAATACATCGCCATGTAAAATTTGTTTTATCCATGATGAAACCCAGTGACAAACTTGTATTAATGGGGCACAACAGACATCTTTCCAAAGACATTTCTGCCATAAAAAATGGAGGGGCAGCACCTCCGGGTGGCGGGCATGTTCCGTCTGTCGGCACCTATATTAACCAATTGCTGCCGGGCCAGGTCTTTTCCATATGGCAATTGTTTAATCAAGGAAGTAGTTCACAGCCATATGTTAATCTGAATAGCAAGTATGTGAGCAGGCCTGACACTTTGAATGCTATTCTGGCGAAAATAGGGTCAAATTTTCTTATACCTACGGCAGGGCCGCGTTTGTTTGAAAAAAGTTTAGATATAGTTGGTATATATAACGCTGAATATAGAACAGCAATAACCAAGCAAGCAGATGCTATTTTTTTCATAGATGAGGTAAGCCCTCTTAGAAAATAA
- a CDS encoding ACT domain-containing protein, producing the protein MKGIVTVIGKDKVGIIYGVTKILMERNVNVEDISQTIMQDYFTMMMLVNLSNIKCDFSVLKEELDAFGKEIGLSVKIQREEIFDYMHNI; encoded by the coding sequence ATGAAAGGAATTGTCACTGTAATAGGGAAAGATAAAGTCGGAATCATCTATGGCGTTACCAAGATCTTGATGGAGAGAAATGTGAATGTAGAGGATATCAGTCAGACCATCATGCAGGATTATTTCACGATGATGATGCTGGTCAATCTCTCCAACATAAAATGCGATTTCAGTGTTTTGAAGGAAGAACTTGATGCCTTCGGCAAAGAGATCGGATTGTCGGTGAAGATTCAAAGAGAAGAGATCTTTGACTACATGCACAACATTTAA